Proteins from a genomic interval of Pectinophora gossypiella chromosome 28, ilPecGoss1.1, whole genome shotgun sequence:
- the LOC126379209 gene encoding zinc finger protein OZF-like: MYKNIQNDHEIISNVQINKQSNVNYENINIKCELIDDDEEEEREKESATDDNGYNTEHILNNIWKNKPKDLSINAVNTSLNNKNTLILENPNTTNDSKAVFTSNSVQIVVKLEPVEEYEEHGEGMATGELERDRSMNPSELVKTEIANDPCDDYHSVFLQERSQEETPSISPEPNPTSLGRKQNLKKLHPCPHCNKTFIKKGHWTRHQAVHSGAKHFTCDICQKQFTAKSNLVRHKHIHTGFKPFSCDTCGKTFIEKSYLVAHLKTHIGLKTFKCSECNKGFLDRAHLLRHERVHTGARPYQCAVCHKQFTQSAHLSCHKKIHLTKKVYYCDICKQGFIDLKDLFEHNKVHIGEKAFSCEVCHRQFSQNSHLADHMRIHNGLRPFICFICNKTFSQSSTLNRHVKIHSGEKPFTCEICQKKFGQKSHLTKHYLMHSKHSHIQVTELIEKLNQKIINNSTEGVGDEIIIGT; this comes from the exons atgtataaaaacattCAAAACGACCATGAAATTATTTCAAATGTACAAATTAACAAACAAAGCAATGTAAATTATgaaaacattaatataaaatgtgaACTAATTGATGATGACGAGGAAGAAGAGAGAGAAAAAGAGAGTGCAACCGACGATAACGGTTATAATACCGAACATATTCTGAATAACATCTGGAAAAATAAACCGAAAGATCTGTCCATTAATGCTGTTAACACAAGCCTGAATaacaaaaatactttaatttTAGAGAATCCAAATACTACTAACGATAGTAAAGCAGTCTTTACAAGCAATTCGGTTCAAATAGTAGTCAAACTAGAGCCTGTAGAAGAGTATGAAGAACATGGAGAAGGGATGGCGACAGGAGAATTGGAAAGAGATAGAAGTATGAATCCGAGTGAGCTGGTTAAAACAGAGATCGCAAATGACCCGTGTGATGACTATCATTCTGTATTTCTTCAGGAACGTTCACAAGAAG aaACACCATCAATTTCGCCCGAACCGAACCCAACAAGTCTGGGCAGGAAGCAGAATTTAAAAAAGCTGCACCCTTGTCCTCATTGCAACAAGACATTCATAAAGAAAGGCCATTGGACCCGCCACCAGGCCGTGCACAGCGGCGCGAAACATTTCACTTGCGACATATGCCAGAAACAATTCACAGCCAAATCAAACCTTGTGCGgcataaacacatacatacaggcTTTAAACCGTTCTCCTGTGACACCTGCGGAAAGACCTTCATTGAAAAGTCCTATTTAGTCGCGCATTTAAAGACCCACATAGGTTTAAAAACTTTCAAATGCTCGGAGTGCAATAAAGGATTTTTAGATAGAGCTCATTTGTTAAGACACGAGCGAGTTCACACAGGGGCAAGACCGTATCAGTGTGCGGTCTGTCATAAACAGTTTACCCAAAGCGCTCACCTAAGTTGCCATAAGAAAATCCATTTAACCAAGAAGGTTTATTACTGTGACATCTGTAAACAAGGTTTCATTGACTTGAAAGACCTTTTTGAGCACAACAAAGTCCATATAGGGGAAAAGGCGTTCAGCTGTGAGGTTTGCCATAGGCAATTCAGCCAGAATTCTCACTTAGCGGATCATATGAGAATCCACAACGGTTTGCGGCCATTTATATGCTTCATTTGCAACAAGACATTCAGTCAGAGCTCAACGTTGAATCGTCATGTCAAAATACACAGCGGGGAAAAGCCGTTTACATGTGAAATATGTCAAAAGAAATTCGGTCAGAAATCGCATCTGACCAAGCATTACTTGATGCATAGTAAACACAGTCATATTCAAGTGACCGAACTGATTGAGAAGTTAAaccaaaaaattataaataacagtACGGAAGGTGTAGGCGATGAAATTATAATAGGCACATAA